From Stenotrophomonas sp. SAU14A_NAIMI4_8:
GCGAGCTGCTGCAACGGCTGGGCGCACTCAGCAGCAGCGGGGCGATCACCGCGCTGGGCCGGCGCGTGCTGGCGCTGGGCACCCACCCGCGGCTGGCGGCGATCCTGCTGGCCGCCGCGGATGCGCGCGCGCAGGCGCTGGCCGCCGATCTGGCCGCCCTGTTGGAAGCACGCGATCCGCTGCGCCAGGGCGGCGATGCGCTGGCGGCGCGCTGGCGCGCACTGGCCGCGTTCCGCAATGGCCGTGCACCGGCCGATGCCAACCGCAGCGGCCTGGCCGCGATCGATGCAGCGGCCAAGCAGTGGCGCCGACGCCTGCGCTGCGATGCGCTGCCACCGGCCAGCATCGAAGCGCACGAACTGGGCGATCTGCTGGCTCACGCCTTCCCCGACCGCATCGCGTTCCAGCATCCGTCCGACCCGCTGCGCTACCTGCTGGCCAACGGCCGCAGCGCGCGCCTGCACGAGCTGAGCGACCTGCGCGGTGAACCGTGGCTGGTGGCCAGCGAACTGCGCTTCGAGGCCCGCGACGCACTGCTGCTGCGCGCCGCGCCGGTGGACGAAGGCTATCTGCGTGCCACCTGGCCGCAGCGCTTCGTGACCGAGGACACCGTGCGCTGGGACAGCGAACGGCGCGCCCTGGTGGCCCTGCGCGAGACCCGCTTCGACCGCATCGTGCTGGACAGCCGTTCGGCCGGGCGGGTGGACCCGCAGCACGCCGCGCAGGCGCTGACCGATGCCGTGGCCGAACTGGGCCTGCAGGCATTGCCGTGGACCGAGGGCCTGCGCCAATGGCAGGCACGGGTGGAGTCGCTGCGCCGCTGGATGCCCGACCTGGGCCTGCCCGACTGCAGTGATGCGGCCCTGCTGGCCAGCCGCGCGCAATGGCTGCAACCGGCCTTTGCCGGCAAGACGCGGCTGGATGCGCTGGACGAGAGCAGTTTCGGCGAAGCGCTGAAATCGCCGCTGGAATGGGCGCAACGGCAACTGGTGGAACGCCATGCGCCCACCCGCATCAGCGTGCCTTCGGGGCTGGAGCGGGCGATCACCTATGGCCTGGACAGTGAAACCGGCGAGCCGCAGCCGCCGGTGCTGGCGGTGAAGCTGCAGGAGCTGTTCGGCCTGGCCGACACCCCGCGCATTGCCGATGGCCGGGTGCCGCTGACCCTGCACCTGCTGTCGCCCGGCGGCCGCCCGCTGCAGGTCACCCAGGACCTGCGCAACTTCTGGGAAAACACCTATGCCGAGGTGAAGAAGGAAATGAAGGGGCGCTATCCGCGCCACCCGTGGCCGGATGACCCGTGGACGGCCACCGCGACCCACCGCGCCAAACCGCGCGGTACCTGAGTGACGGGGTCGGATCCCTTTGCAACGCAAAGGGCTCTGACCCCATATTCACGCAGCGGGGTCAGAGCCCTTTCCCAAGGGAAAGGGATCCGACCCCGGCCTGCCGGATGCTGAACGGCGGCGGTCGCGTCAAGGCGCATGCCCGCCTGCCTGACATACCGTTTACAGGCAGCACGACACACTGGACTTCGACCCGAGGCAAAGGACCCCCGCATGAGCAAGTTGACCGTAATCACCGACCGCGCCCTGGAGCGCGCCCTGGACCTGGCCCACAGCGCTGGCGATGGCCTGAAGAGTGCCGGCGGCAGCCTGCGCCACCTGGGCCCGCAGGCCAGCGACTGGATCAAGACCGGCGCTGCGCTGGGTGCGGTGAAGACCGGGGGCAAGGTGGCCACCAAGTTCGCCCGCCGCAACCCGGCGGTGACCATTGCCGCCGCAGCGGTGGGCGTGGGCCTGCTGGGCTACGCGCTGTACCGCAAGCAGCAGAAGAAGAAGGCGGCCAATGGCCATGTGGTGAATGGCCAGGCGCAGCGCATCCACGCGCGTGACCGCCGCAATGACACCGTGGTGGACGAGCACAGCGACATCGGCAGCGATACCTGAGCCCCATCAGAGGGGTCAGAGCCCTTCCTGCGGAAGGGGTCTGACCCCGATCAAGGGTCGGATCCCTTCCGCAAGGAAGGGCTCCGACCCTTCTTGTTTCAGCCGATCTGCCGCCACTGCCCCGGCTGCAGGTCGTCCAGCCGGTACGGGCCCATCGCCACGCGCACCAGGCGCAGGGTCGGCAGGTTCACCGCGGCCGTCATGCGCCGCACCTGGCGGTTGCGGCCCTCGCGAATGGTGATGGCCAGCCAGCTGTCGGGCACGGTCTTGCGGAACCGCACCGGCGGATCGCGCAGCCACAGCGCCGGCGCCGGATCGAGGCGCTCGATCTTCGCCGGCAGAGTCGGCCCGTCATTCAGTACCACGCCGTCACGCAGCTGCTGCAGCTGCTCGTCGCTGGGCGTGCCTTCCACCTGCACCCAGTAGGTCTTGTCGGCCTTGTGCCGCGGGTCGGTGAGCTTGTGTGCCAGCGTGCCGTTGTCGGTCAGCAGCAGCAGGCCCTCGCTGTCATGGTCCAGGCGGCCGGCGGCATACACGCGCGGCGGCAGGCCGAACCCGGCCAGGGTCGGCCGCGGCGGCACGCTGCGGTCGGTGAACTGGCAGAGCACGTTGAAGGGCTTGTTGAAGGCGATCAGCATTGCAGGGGGCGGCAGGCGGCGATGGGCTATTGTCCCACGCCGCACTGCGCGCTCGCCGGGCGTGGCCCGGCGCTACCCTCTTACGGCTTCACGAAACGCAGGGTCATGCGGTCGCTTTCACCGATGGCCTGGTACTTGGCGTCGTCGGCCTTGTCATGCTGGTTGGTCGGCGGCAGGGTCCACACGCCATTGGGGTGGTCCTTGGTATCGCGCGGGTTCGCATTCACTTCGGTACGCGCGTCCAGCTTGAAGCCGGCGGCCTCGGCCATGGCGATCACCTGCTGCTGGCCCACATAGCCGGTGTCATCGTCGTCGGCCACGTCGGCCTTGGCACGGTGCTCGACCACGCCCAGCACGCCGCCCGGCTTGAGCACGTTGAAGAAGCCCTGGAACATGCCCTGCGCCTGGCCGGCCTTGCGCCAGTTGTGCACGTTGCGGAAGGTCAGCACCACATCGGCCGAAGCGGCCGGGCCGAACACCGGCTTGGCCGGGTCGTAGGCCACCACGGCGATCTTGTCGAACTGCGCCGGGGCGCCGGCGAACTTCTTTTCCAGGCCGTCACGGCTACGCTGCTGGTAATCGCGGCCACGCCCTTCAGCCACCGCCTGCGGATCGACCACCGCGGCAATGTAATGGCCCTTGTCGCGCAGCAGCGGCGCCAGGATTTCCGAGTACCAGCCGTTGCCGGGGGTGATTTCGATGACGGTCTTTTCCGGTGCCACGGTGAAGAACGCCAGCGTCTGCGCAGGATGACGGTATCCGTCACGCTTTACGTTGTTGGCATCGCGGGTAGGCGCCTTGATCGCAGCTTCCAGTGCCGGCGATACCTGGATCTTGGCCGGCGCCACGACGGCAGCGGGCGCGGCGATGGCGGGAACCGCTACCAGCAGCGCCGAAGCAAGCAGCAGGCGGCAACCACGCAGGGACGAAACAGCATTCATCGGGACGACTCCAGCGGAAGATGCGGCGAGACTAGCAGTCGCCGCGCCGCAGGTGTTCACAAAACGTTAGCGGCGTGCGCGTTGCGGAACACTGTTTTGTGGTGACCGCCGCAGCACGGTCACAGGTGGCGCTCTATGCTGGAGGACTTCCCCCAAGGAGTCCGTGTCCATGACGGCAACCCGCGAACTCGGCCGTTCCGGCCTGCATGTACGTCCGCTCGCCTTCGGCGGCAATGTGTTCGGTTGGAGCGCCGATGAAAAGGCCAGCTTCGCCCTGCTCGATGCCTTCGTCGATGCCGGCTTCAACCTGGTCGATACCGCCGATGTGTATTCGGCGTGGGTACCGGGCAACCAGGGCGGTGAATCGGAAACGCTGATCGGCAAGTGGTTCGCGCGCAGCGGCAAGCGTGACAAGGTCATCCTGGCGACCAAGGTGGCCAAGTGGGCCGAGCGCCCGGGCCTGACCCCGGACAACATCAACGCGGCGGTGGAAGATTCGCTGCGCCGCCTGCAGACCGATGTGATCGATCTGTACCAGGCCCACGAAGACGATGAATCCACCCCGCTGGAAGCCACCCTGGCCGCGTTCGGCCGGCTGATCGAGGCCGGCAAGGTGCGCGCCATCGGGGCGTCCAACTACAGCGCCACGCGCCTGGCCGATGCGCTGAAGGTATCCAGCGATTACAAGCTGCCGCGCTACGAAACCCTGCAGCCGGAATACAACCTGTACGACCGCGCCGGCTATGAAACCGAACTGGAGCCGCTGGTGCAGCGCGAACAGATCGGCGTGATCGGCTACTACGCGCTGGCCAGCGGCTTCCTGAGCGGCAAGTACCGCACCGCCGCCGATGCGGCCAAGAGCCCGGCGCGTGGCGAGATGGTGGTCAAGCGCTATCTGAACCCGCGCGGCCTGCGCATCCTGCAGGCGCTGGATGATGTGGCCAGCAAGCACAACGCCAGTGCCGCACAGATTGCACTGGCCTGGCAGATCGCACGGCCGTCGATCACCGCGCCGATTGTCAGCGCCACCAGCGTTGAACAGCTGCACGATCTGCTGGCCGCGGCCAACCTTGGCCTGAGCGTGCAGGACATTGCGCAGCTGGATGCCGCCAGCGCGGAAGGCTGAGGCAACGGACCAATCGCCGTGCATTGCGTGGTTGCGCACCACGGGTTCGTGGTTTATGGTGCGCGCCACGTTTCAACAGCTACCGGATTCCTTCCTTGAACACACCCGCCGTCGCCATCGCCAACCTGCTGCCATGCCTGCGCATGGACGTGGCGATCCGTGCGTCGGTGAAGGAATTCCCGCTGACAACGGCCTGATACCCGCGCTGCGGAGATCGGTCGCCCCGATCTCCGAGGCTTGGCGACGCCCTCGGAATGCAGTTCCGGGGGCGTTTTCGTTTGCGTCGTCACACGTATCGGCATTGCGCCGCGCACGCCTTCGTGCCCGCACTGCAACCACAGGGAAATGCCCACGGCCGCGCCGTGGTGCGGGCCTGTGCAGGACATTCATCACGACATGGACATTCAACACAATTATCAATGGCTGCATGCCGAAGGCAGCACGCCGATCAAGGGCTGGGTGGACGGCGTTCCGCTGGAAGCCGAGGCCCACGCGCAGCTGCGCAACATCGCCGCGATCCCGTTCGTCGGGCCGTGGGTGGCGGTCATGCCCGACGTACACCTGGGCAAGGGCGCAACCGTCGGCTCGGTCATCCCCACCCGGGGCGCGATCATTCCGGCCGCGGTGGGCGTGGACATCGGCTGTGGCATGGCCGCGGTACGCACCACGCTGCGCGCCAACGACCTGCCCGATGACCTGCGCCAACTGCGCAGCGGCATCGAGCGCAGTGTGCCGGTCGGCAACGGCCGTGGCGGCGAACACCAGCGGCTGCCCGACAGCATCGGCACCCGGCTGGTGCAGTCGGGGCTGGCCGCGGGGCTGGAGCGCATCAAGGAAAAGCACCGGAAGATCCGTACCGACAAGCTGGATTGCCAGCTGGGCACGCTGGGCGGTGGCAACCATTTCATCGAACTCTGCCTCGATGAAACCGATGCGGTGTGGGTGATGCTGCACAGCGGCTCGCGCGGCACCGGCAACCTGATCGGCACCTACTTCATCGAACAGGCGCGGCATGAACTGGAGCGCCGCGTGCTCGGCTTCCATCTGCCCGACAAAGACCTTGCGTTCTTCATGGAAGGCGAACCGCTGTTCGACGATTACGTGCAGGCGGTGTCGTGGGCGCAGGACTACGCACGGCAGAACCGCGAAGCGATGATGGCGCGCGTGCTGGCCGAGATGCGCCAGCGCCTGCCGAAGTTCAAGCTGGCGGCGATGGCGGTGAACTGCCACCACAACTACGTGCAGAAGGAATCGCACGCCGGGCAGGAACTGCTGGTGACGCGCAAGGGTGCCGTCAGCGCCCGTGCCGGCGAACTGGGCATCATTCCCGGCAGCATGGGCACGCGCAGCTACATCGTGCGCGGCAAGGGCAACGCGGACAGCTTCCACAGCTGCAGCCACGGTGCCGGCCGGGTGATGAGCCGGGGTGCGGCGCGCCAGCAGATCACCCTGGCCCAGCACCGCGAAGCCACCGCGCACGTGGAGTGCCGCAAGGACAGCGGCGTGCTGGATGAATCACCGGCGGCGTACAAGTCGATCGATGATGTGATGGCCGCGCAGCGGGACCTGGTGGAAGTGGTGCACACGCTGCGCCAGGTGCTGTGCGTGAAGGGCTGAGGGATCCCACCGCTCCGGTAGGTGTCGACCTTGGTCGACACATCGAATCCACGCCCTGCACGGTGGTAGATCCACGCCATGCGTGGATGCGGGGCTGGTAGATCCACGCCATGCGTGGATGCGGGGGTCAGAGCCCTTTCTGCGAAAGGGATCCGACCCCGGCTCCGACCCCACTGCTGTCTTCGCCCACCAGGGCGTGGTGGACGCCGATGCCGGCGCGCACGCCTTCGGCCATCGCCAGGGTGATGTTGCCCACCGTGGTGGCATCGCCGGCGGCGTACACGTTCGCCACGCTGGTCTGCTTCATCGCATCCACCTGCACCAGTACGCCCAGCGGGTGTTCCACCAGCGCGCAGCCCAGCTGCTGGACCAGCGGCGTCGCCATCGCCTGCGGTGCGGCCACGAACAGCGCACGCTGGGCAATGCGGCGGCCATCGGCCAGCTCCACTTCCAGCCACGTGTCCTGATCGCCGCGCACGCCCAACACCGGCGTGTCTTCCACCTGCACGTTGCGCTGCTGCATGGCCGCGCGCTCGTCGTCGCTGATCGGCAGGCCCTGGCTGTAGAACGTCACGTTGCCCCATTCGGCGAACAGCGGCGCCTTGCCTGCCGACAGCGGGTGGCCACCCAGCAGGCCGATGGCCCCGCCGCCCACCTCGTAGCCATGGCAGTACGGGCAGTGCAGTACGGTGCTGCCCCAGCGCTCGGCCAGGCCCGGCAGATCCGGCACCTGGTCGGCGATGCCGGTGGCCAGCAGCAGCTTGCGCGCGGCCAGTACCTGTCCATCGGCAGTGCGCACCTGCACGCCATCGGCGCCGGCCTGCGCATCCACCGCTTCACCCTGCAGCCAGCGCACGGTGGGGTAATCCAGCAGCTGCTGGCGCGCGTTCTTCAGCAGCTCGGCACCGCTGATGCCGTCCTGCCCCGGCACGCCGTGCGAGTGGCTGGCGAAGCGGTTGCGCGGCAGGCCGCTGTCGATGACGGTGATCGGGCGCCGTGCGCGCGCCAGGATCAGGCCGGCGGCGATGCCGGCGTAGCTGCCGCCGACGATGATGACATCAGGATTCATGGGAGCCTTCCAGGGAACGGTGATGGGCAAGGTGACGGGCAAAGTCGGCGCCCAGCTGGTCCAGCGTGCTGGCCTGCAGCCGGGCTTCCAGCAGGCGCTGGGCCTCGCGCGCGCCGTCCAGCAGCGCCTGGTTGACCAGCTGCTGGATCGGGCAGCCGCCGCCGCTGTCACGCGTACCGACCTGCACCAGTGGCGGTGAGCCCACCGCCACGTAGACGTCGTGCAGGGTGATCGCGGCCGCGTCGCGGGCCAACTGGCTGCCACCGCCGTGGCCGCGGCTGCTGTGCACCAGGCCAGCCTTGTGCAGCTGCGCCAGCAGGCGGCGGATCACCACCGGGTGGGTGGGCAGGCACGCGGCCAGTTGTTCGGAGGTACGCGGGCCCGGCTGGCCGACCAGGTGGGCCATGACATGCAGTGCGTCGGACAATGGATTGGCGGACTTCATGTAACAACCATAGTTACATTTAAACCGCCCGTCTACTGTCCGCTTTCGTCTCGTCTGGACACATCTGTCCTATGAAACACAATCTTCACCTCCCTAAACGGAACGGTAATGTGATCTGAATCCCACTTCAGGGGACTCAAGAACGGTCGATACCGCATCGCCATTCATCCTTGAGCCCCTTCCATGAACGTGTCGTCCGCTGCGCCGCGACTGCAGTCCAAGTTGCTCGGTGCCGTCTCTGTTGGTCTGGCTGTCGTACTGCTGTGTGCCCTGGCCGGTCTGGCCACGGCCTGGCTGAAGTTGTCCACCGAAGTGCCGCCGGAGGTCGCGCTCAGCCGCGATGCCGAGCGCCTGCAACGCGAGTTCCGCAGCCAGGTGCAGGAGTGGAAGAACGTGCTGCTGCGCGGCCACGACGACGCGCTGCGGCAGCGCCATCTGGATGCCTTCGACAGCGAGGGCCGCGTGGTGGCCGAGCTGGCGCAGCGTGTGGCGGCCAGCCCCGATGCGCGTACGCGCACGTTGGCGCAGGCCTTCAGCGCGCAGCACACGCAGCTGCAGCAGGCCTACCACGGTGCGCTGCAGGCCTTTGCCGAGGCCCAGTACGACCCGGCCGCCGGTGACACTCTGGTGCGCGGCAAGGACCGCCCGGTCGCCGCCGCGCTGGATGCGCTGGGTGACCACACGGCCAAGGTAGCCGAGGCCGCGGTGGCTGCGCGTTCGCAGGCGGCGCGGCACATGCTGGTGGTCAGCGGTGGCCTGACGATAGGCGCTGCCATCGCCCTGCTGCTGGCCCTGGGCTGGTGGCTGCGGCGCGCAGTGGTGCAACCGGTGCTGGCGGTGGAAGCCGCCGCACGCGCGGTCGCCGCTGGCGATCTGGACCATGCGGTGCAGGTCCGCAGCCGCGACGAGATCGGCCGCCTGGCTCAGGCCATGCAGGCCGTGCAGAACACCCTGCGTGGCGTGCTGGCCGCACAGGCCGGCATGGCCGAGCAGCACGAGGCCGGCACCATCAGCCACCGCATGGATGCCAGCGCTTTCCCTGGCGCTTACGGGCGCATGGTGGCCGACACCAATGCACTGGTGGACGCACACATCCAGGTAAAGATGCGAGCCATCGCCATCATGGGGCGCTATGCCATTGGCGATCTGAGCCAGGACATGGAACGCCTGCCGGGCGAAAAGGTGGTGATCACCCAGGCCCTGGATGCAGTGAAAGCGAACCTGGGCGCGATCAACGGGCAGATCCGCGGCCTGGCCGAAGCTGCGGCGGCAGGTGATTTCAGCCAGCGCGGCGACAGCAGCCGTTTCCAGCACGACTTCCGCAGCATGGTGGAAGGTCTGAACCGCCTGATGCAGACCACCGAGCACAACCTGGGCGAGGTCTCCAGCATGCTGCGCGCCATCGCCGATGGTCGCCTGGGTGCGCGCATGCACGGCGATTTCCAGGGCGTGTTCGCCCGCATTGCCGGCGATGCCAATACCACCGCCGCACAGCTGGCCACCATCGTCACCGCCATCAAGCACACCTCGGGCAGCATCCACAGCGCGGCGGCGGAAATTGCCGCAGGCAACAACGATCTGTCACGGCGCACCGAGCAGCAGGCTGCGAACCTTGAAGAGACCGCTGCCTCGATGGAAGAACTGACCTCGACCGTGCGGCAGAACGCCGAACACGCACGCCAGGCCAATCAACTGGCGATCGGCGCACATGGCGTGGCCTCGCAGGGCGGCGCGGTGGTCGGCCAGGTGGTGGCAACCATGGATGCAATCGAAGCGTCGTCACGGCAGATCGCCGAGATCATCAGCGTGATCGACGGCATTGCGTTCCAGACCAATATCCTGGCGCTGAACGCAGCGGTGGAAGCGGCGCGCGCGGGCGACCAGGGCCGTGGCTTTGCGGTGGTGGCCAGTGAAGTACGTACGCTGGCACAGCGCTCGGCCGGCGCCGCCAAGGAGATCAAGGCGCTGATCGAAGCATCGGTGGAACAGGTCGGCCAGGGCACGCAGCACGTGCGCCAGGCCGGCAACACGATGGCCGAAATCGTGGCGTCGGTGCAGCGGGTGACCGACATCATGGCCGAGATTTCCGCCGCGTCGCAGGAACAGAGCGCGGGCATCGAACAGGTCAGCCAGACGGTGATCCAGATGGATGGCACCACCCAGCAGAACGCGGCGCTGGTGGAAGAAGCCAGTGCCGCAGCACGCAGCCTGGAACAGCAGGCCGACCGCTTGATCGACGCGGTGGATGTGTTCGATCTGTCGAGCGACGCTGCGACGAAGGAAGCGTTGGCGCGCGCGGCGTGAGGGTTCCGCCGGGCATGGCCCGGCGCTACCAGCGCGGGTCCTGGCCCTGCGCCATCGCCTCACCCAGGTAATCCAGGAACGAACTGATGCGCGCCGATACGGCGGTGTTGCGGTAGTACACCGCGTGGATCGGCTGGTACACATCCAGCGTCTGCGCGGACAGCACCGGCACCAGCGTGCCGGCGGCGCGGTCGCGTGCGGTCACGAAGTCGGACAGGCAGGTGATGCCCACGCCTTCGACCGCCAGACGGCGCAGCGTTTCACCGCTGGAAACGGCCACGTCCGGGCGCACCAGCAACTGCCCGTCGGCATCGCCCGGCAGCGGCCAGCGATTCAGCGACTCCGGTTCGTTGAAGCTCAGCAGCGTGTGCTGCCCCAACGCCGCCACGCTGGTCGGCTCGCCGTGGGCGGCCAGGTAGGCCGGGCTGGCCACCAGCTGCAACCGATAGCGGCCCAGCGGCCGCGCATGCAGGGTTGAATCGGCCAGCGGGCCGATGCGGATGGCCAGGTCGGTGCGCCGC
This genomic window contains:
- the hrpB gene encoding ATP-dependent helicase HrpB, with amino-acid sequence MNAPLFPISPLLPQIQQHLADHPRLVLEAPPGAGKTTQVPLALLDAPWLQGRRIILLEPRRVAARSAALFMARQLGEDVGGTVGYRIRFENKVSARTRIEVVTEGILTRMLQDDPMLETVGAILFDEFHERHLSGDLGLALALDVQAQLREDLRLLVMSATLDGERLARFLDAPRLSSEGRSYPVAISHFPARRDETLELQVRRAVQQALAEHPGDALVFLPGQREIARVQAGLQDALDSSVEVLALHGELPVEQQARVLQAASDGRRRVVLATNVAESSVTLPGVRVVIDSGQAREPRYDPNSGFTRLDVVAIAQASADQRAGRAGRVAEGVAWRLWPQSQRLEPQRRAEIEQVELAGLALELAAWGSSDLRFVDTPPSGPMAAARELLQRLGALSSSGAITALGRRVLALGTHPRLAAILLAAADARAQALAADLAALLEARDPLRQGGDALAARWRALAAFRNGRAPADANRSGLAAIDAAAKQWRRRLRCDALPPASIEAHELGDLLAHAFPDRIAFQHPSDPLRYLLANGRSARLHELSDLRGEPWLVASELRFEARDALLLRAAPVDEGYLRATWPQRFVTEDTVRWDSERRALVALRETRFDRIVLDSRSAGRVDPQHAAQALTDAVAELGLQALPWTEGLRQWQARVESLRRWMPDLGLPDCSDAALLASRAQWLQPAFAGKTRLDALDESSFGEALKSPLEWAQRQLVERHAPTRISVPSGLERAITYGLDSETGEPQPPVLAVKLQELFGLADTPRIADGRVPLTLHLLSPGGRPLQVTQDLRNFWENTYAEVKKEMKGRYPRHPWPDDPWTATATHRAKPRGT
- a CDS encoding pseudouridine synthase; this translates as MLIAFNKPFNVLCQFTDRSVPPRPTLAGFGLPPRVYAAGRLDHDSEGLLLLTDNGTLAHKLTDPRHKADKTYWVQVEGTPSDEQLQQLRDGVVLNDGPTLPAKIERLDPAPALWLRDPPVRFRKTVPDSWLAITIREGRNRQVRRMTAAVNLPTLRLVRVAMGPYRLDDLQPGQWRQIG
- a CDS encoding class I SAM-dependent methyltransferase, whose protein sequence is MNAVSSLRGCRLLLASALLVAVPAIAAPAAVVAPAKIQVSPALEAAIKAPTRDANNVKRDGYRHPAQTLAFFTVAPEKTVIEITPGNGWYSEILAPLLRDKGHYIAAVVDPQAVAEGRGRDYQQRSRDGLEKKFAGAPAQFDKIAVVAYDPAKPVFGPAASADVVLTFRNVHNWRKAGQAQGMFQGFFNVLKPGGVLGVVEHRAKADVADDDDTGYVGQQQVIAMAEAAGFKLDARTEVNANPRDTKDHPNGVWTLPPTNQHDKADDAKYQAIGESDRMTLRFVKP
- a CDS encoding aldo/keto reductase — protein: MTATRELGRSGLHVRPLAFGGNVFGWSADEKASFALLDAFVDAGFNLVDTADVYSAWVPGNQGGESETLIGKWFARSGKRDKVILATKVAKWAERPGLTPDNINAAVEDSLRRLQTDVIDLYQAHEDDESTPLEATLAAFGRLIEAGKVRAIGASNYSATRLADALKVSSDYKLPRYETLQPEYNLYDRAGYETELEPLVQREQIGVIGYYALASGFLSGKYRTAADAAKSPARGEMVVKRYLNPRGLRILQALDDVASKHNASAAQIALAWQIARPSITAPIVSATSVEQLHDLLAAANLGLSVQDIAQLDAASAEG
- a CDS encoding RtcB family protein, with amino-acid sequence MDIQHNYQWLHAEGSTPIKGWVDGVPLEAEAHAQLRNIAAIPFVGPWVAVMPDVHLGKGATVGSVIPTRGAIIPAAVGVDIGCGMAAVRTTLRANDLPDDLRQLRSGIERSVPVGNGRGGEHQRLPDSIGTRLVQSGLAAGLERIKEKHRKIRTDKLDCQLGTLGGGNHFIELCLDETDAVWVMLHSGSRGTGNLIGTYFIEQARHELERRVLGFHLPDKDLAFFMEGEPLFDDYVQAVSWAQDYARQNREAMMARVLAEMRQRLPKFKLAAMAVNCHHNYVQKESHAGQELLVTRKGAVSARAGELGIIPGSMGTRSYIVRGKGNADSFHSCSHGAGRVMSRGAARQQITLAQHREATAHVECRKDSGVLDESPAAYKSIDDVMAAQRDLVEVVHTLRQVLCVKG
- a CDS encoding NAD(P)/FAD-dependent oxidoreductase, with the translated sequence MNPDVIIVGGSYAGIAAGLILARARRPITVIDSGLPRNRFASHSHGVPGQDGISGAELLKNARQQLLDYPTVRWLQGEAVDAQAGADGVQVRTADGQVLAARKLLLATGIADQVPDLPGLAERWGSTVLHCPYCHGYEVGGGAIGLLGGHPLSAGKAPLFAEWGNVTFYSQGLPISDDERAAMQQRNVQVEDTPVLGVRGDQDTWLEVELADGRRIAQRALFVAAPQAMATPLVQQLGCALVEHPLGVLVQVDAMKQTSVANVYAAGDATTVGNITLAMAEGVRAGIGVHHALVGEDSSGVGAGVGSLSQKGL
- a CDS encoding Rrf2 family transcriptional regulator, whose protein sequence is MKSANPLSDALHVMAHLVGQPGPRTSEQLAACLPTHPVVIRRLLAQLHKAGLVHSSRGHGGGSQLARDAAAITLHDVYVAVGSPPLVQVGTRDSGGGCPIQQLVNQALLDGAREAQRLLEARLQASTLDQLGADFARHLAHHRSLEGSHES
- a CDS encoding methyl-accepting chemotaxis protein, with protein sequence MNVSSAAPRLQSKLLGAVSVGLAVVLLCALAGLATAWLKLSTEVPPEVALSRDAERLQREFRSQVQEWKNVLLRGHDDALRQRHLDAFDSEGRVVAELAQRVAASPDARTRTLAQAFSAQHTQLQQAYHGALQAFAEAQYDPAAGDTLVRGKDRPVAAALDALGDHTAKVAEAAVAARSQAARHMLVVSGGLTIGAAIALLLALGWWLRRAVVQPVLAVEAAARAVAAGDLDHAVQVRSRDEIGRLAQAMQAVQNTLRGVLAAQAGMAEQHEAGTISHRMDASAFPGAYGRMVADTNALVDAHIQVKMRAIAIMGRYAIGDLSQDMERLPGEKVVITQALDAVKANLGAINGQIRGLAEAAAAGDFSQRGDSSRFQHDFRSMVEGLNRLMQTTEHNLGEVSSMLRAIADGRLGARMHGDFQGVFARIAGDANTTAAQLATIVTAIKHTSGSIHSAAAEIAAGNNDLSRRTEQQAANLEETAASMEELTSTVRQNAEHARQANQLAIGAHGVASQGGAVVGQVVATMDAIEASSRQIAEIISVIDGIAFQTNILALNAAVEAARAGDQGRGFAVVASEVRTLAQRSAGAAKEIKALIEASVEQVGQGTQHVRQAGNTMAEIVASVQRVTDIMAEISAASQEQSAGIEQVSQTVIQMDGTTQQNAALVEEASAAARSLEQQADRLIDAVDVFDLSSDAATKEALARAA
- a CDS encoding LysR family transcriptional regulator → MKTTLDEMQAFLAVIDSGSISAAAEQLGQTPSGVSRALGRLEEKLGTTLLTRTTRRLHLTAEGEAYLRHARAIIDAVESAEEQMAARRERPVGRLRVDAAMPFVLHVIAPLVAGYRARYPEVQLELNSSERYIDLLERRTDLAIRIGPLADSTLHARPLGRYRLQLVASPAYLAAHGEPTSVAALGQHTLLSFNEPESLNRWPLPGDADGQLLVRPDVAVSSGETLRRLAVEGVGITCLSDFVTARDRAAGTLVPVLSAQTLDVYQPIHAVYYRNTAVSARISSFLDYLGEAMAQGQDPRW